A single window of Ischnura elegans chromosome 8, ioIscEleg1.1, whole genome shotgun sequence DNA harbors:
- the LOC124163394 gene encoding RNA-binding protein lark-like — protein MGDDIRTGSTPPKTKIFVGRLPEDAKAQDLRALFERYRTVTECDIFNRYGFVHMKTDEMASRAIEALNNAEFMGVQISVEQSTGKKSGRGRGFSPMMRGRGGPMRGMGMGRAPPPYMMRDGRGDYDRRGPGMDGRGPGMDRIGLPPPPSMRNGYYGSYDRGYDGYYTARGPPPPPPILGTRDREPERRTYPDMLRDPYERRSFTEVNRQ, from the coding sequence ATGGGTGACGATATCCGTACTGGGAGCACTCCccctaaaacaaaaattttcgtgGGCCGTCTCCCTGAAGACGCCAAGGCACAAGATCTGAGGGCCCTCTTTGAGCGGTATAGAACTGTTACTGAGTGTGACATTTTCAACCGGTATGGATTTGTGCACATGAAGACTGATGAGATGGCCAGCCGTGCTATAGAGGCCCTGAACAATGCTGAATTTATGGGTGTACAAATTAGCGTTGAGCAATCTACTGGTAAGAAGAGTGGTCGTGGTAGAGGCTTCAGTCCAATGATGAGAGGTAGAGGAGGACCAATGAGGGGGATGGGCATGGGAAGAGCCCCACCTCCATACATGATGAGGGACGGTCGTGGGGACTATGACAGACGAGGACCAGGAATGGATGGCAGGGGCCCTGGAATGGACAGGATTGGACTGCCACCTCCACCATCAATGAGGAATGGATACTATGGCAGTTATGACAGGGGCTATGATGGCTACTACACTGCCCGAggaccaccaccaccaccccccaTTCTTGGAACTCGCGACAGGGAGCCAGAGCGCCGCACGTACCCTGACATGCTCCGGGACCCATATGAGCGAAGGTCTTTCACTGAAGTCAACCGCCAGTAG